A stretch of DNA from Hemitrygon akajei chromosome 4, sHemAka1.3, whole genome shotgun sequence:
TGCAATTACGATGTTTTACTCAGAGTCTGAATAATGTGAAGGCCACATATGAGAACATTGTAGTCGGTATGCTGTGTTGCCTTCACTTAAGACGTTAACTAAGAGCTTCAGTTCTCTGTCTCCAGCTTATATTGTTGAAATTAGCATATGGGCACTTTGGGAGGAGAATAATTTCTTTCAGAGGCGAAGGCCAAAAGGAAAACCACACACTTGATTTCAGGCAGCGTGCATTAGTGAAGTTGTAACACAAAAACGAAGAAGTAGTAATTCTTCGTGAATCAGTATTTAGACATGGACAGGTTGGCTTTTTGCACTGAAGATGAAAAATTCAGGAAATATTCAACAGGTCTGTGGagagagacctttcatcagaacttccTTCATATCACTCATTTTGTCAATGTTTATTTGTAATGAGATTCCAGGGTGTGCAAATTTTCACCTTTTCCGATTGTGAATAATAATGGTAGTTCTGTATTTTGAGAGATTTCTGCTAGCAAGAATTTGTAAGCTATACTCCTAGTACCATAGTGCATGACTGTGTTTCTATTAACTAGAAATTTTGATTCTCTTGCACAATAAAGGAATTGTAAGTAAGTTGCTTTGTAAATCTACAAACCAGTTCTTTCCTTTCAATTACAGATATTATTACCAAAGAGGAATCCTGGCCAAGGTGGAGGGGCAGCGCCTGGTCTATCAGTTCAAGGAGATGCCCAAGAACCTCATCTGCATTGATGACGATGAGCCCAGTTCTATTTCTGAAACACAGGAAAATCCTCCAAAACTCTCAGCATACAAGCTTCCCTCGGCTTCAGAAACACCTTTTTCAGCAACAGTCTTGCCGTCGGTAGTCACAAGTTGTATCCAAACCCAGAAACCCAGAGTTGCCTCACATGTGATGTCCAGTGTGAGGGAAGCTTCACCCCAGCCCTCCACTGTAGTCAAGTCAATGAAGACAAGTTGTGTTGGAGAGACTGAGCAAGGGTCAGTGCACATACTGTCACCAGAAATGTTGAAAaatgttcagtcccttcccaaagtgcAGCAGCCCAGTGTTCTCAAGACTGCGCAGGGGGTACACCCGGCTCTGATTCACCATGAGCAGCAGAAGGTCACCAGCAGGAACATCCCATTTTCAGCATCGATGACTCCGTCAGCACAGTCAGTGAGGTAAAGAGCAAGTACTATTTTAAAAACCTGAGCTTAGAGGTAATGGCATAGCTGGTGGTATGGCAGCCTTGCATCTTCAGAGATCAGGATCAATCCTTGCCTCTGATACTATCCTTGTGGAGTTTCCACAGCTCTCCCATGTCCCAAACTCACGCTGGTTgaaaggttaattggccactgtaaatgacACCTAACAGGTATGTGGAAAGTCAATCGACCACTTGTAAGGGTAAATAAGAGAAGGGGACAACATGAAATGGGGTTGTTCTGAGAGCtagaatatactcaatgacccaAATACCCCCCATGTCATCAGAGATAATCAAAGAATATCCATCGATAGCAAACTCTTGAAAGGCTTAATTCTCTTAATAATAGCAGAAGAGAGTAGAGCTCAATCATTCAGCTGCTTTTGTCAGAAAATAGTTAAATCATTTGCCAGGCATATCCATTCAACCTTAGACTAATCTGGGAGCAGGGGTCGGTGAGATCTTGTAAGGTTTTACTGCAGACTGTTGTTAGATGTGATAGGCCGAGTAATCTGTCAATCTGAGTAAACTGTCACTGAACTCATTAGCAATGCCAAGATGTTGATCAGCCAGTTTGCGTTGTTATTGTGATCCTATGCTGCACAATATAATCCAATAAGATAACCTCTTAAACGTTAGTGTGGTCTCAGAAGAACATGGAAGAATTTTGCCAGTGCTACGCTTTTTTTGTTGGCTGAAGGTTCGCACTTCCTCTGCACAGAGGTTTCCGGGCTTTTGGTTATTGTCATTCTTGGTCATGAATTCTCTGGTCAGTGTGGTGGGAACTGTTCTCAATGTCGGGCAAACAAAATTTCTTCCCATATGCTTTTCTCCATGGTTTGCTTTGGAGACTTCTGGGGAATGGCACTGCAGGATGAATGCACCAGACCTGAGCTTAGGGAAAATAGAAAGTGTGTTCAATTACACAGAGGAAGTATTAAAGATCAGTTTCTCTTCCCTGCCATATGATACCCCTTTGGTCTGAGGCAAAGAGACACACGGACACTCAGGACCGTGGTAGGCTGGTATTCATTAATGCATAAAATGCAGAATCTATCAATTACTTTAACAAAATGCTCATATTGTTCTCCTAGCATATGAAGTGTTTTATGGTAGCAGCTTGTATCCTTCCGCCGTCAAGAAATGACTGGCAGTGTTTGAGTGGAGAGTAGCAGTCATGTATACCAAGGAGGAGTATGGTTATTTGATAGGCTGCAAGTTGTAGACAGGCTAGTCTTTAATCAGTGTCTATACAGTTACACTTTCCATTGGAGTTGCATCAGAAACCTTAGTTCTTAGTTATAGAAGGTTAACTGGTTTGCCCAGTAGGTTAGCTAAGATCTGACTGTGCCGTACCAAactggagtttgcatattcttcATGGGACCACATGCATTTCATCCCACATTAAAAGGCGTGCAGGATGGTCAGTTGATTAAACACTGACAATTGCTCCCAGTGTGTGAAGGGTATAATCTAGGAGAGGGGGATAGCTGTTGGGTCAGTAAAATGTGTTCAAGTAGaattagtgcaaaaaaagggGCAGTTAAAACGGACCTAGTGGGCAAAGGGCCAGTTCCATGGTCTATGGCTGAGTCTGTGGAACTGGGGAAATGTTCAAAACAACAATAGTTTGAAAATTGTGGAAAACATTTCTAATCTTCTAATTTTGTTCTTTCCCCAGAACAATAAAGACTCCGTCACAGGTTCCAGTGGTTGTATCACCAGGAGCCCAGCGAATCAGCACTGTTACATTGCAAACTGTCCCACTCACGACTGTGATCACAAGCACTGATTTAGCAACGTCCTCTCCCAAGTTCATTTTCCAAACAGTTCCATCTTCCCATCAGGGAACGGTGCTGAAAGAAAACGTTGCCTTGCAAGGGGACTCGCTCATTGCAAAATTAGTCACACCCACCTCTCTTGCTGTCCATGGTGCCAGCATTCAGCAGGTTATTCCAACTAGCCCACAGCTACCAGATAATACAACACAAGGTGCGTCTTTGTACAGTGCAGTAGGGGCCGCCACTCCCGTGGTAACCTTTGCATCTACCAGTCAGCCACAAGGCACAGTGTTCACATCGGTGATCAAAGCACCTGAAACTAAGCAACCTGTTATACAGACTGCAGCCAAGCAGGAAGATCAGAAAGGGACCATGGGACCCAGCCAGCAAAGTGAGCATAGAACCCAACAGTCCCAAGTCATTGTGCTCACAAATTCAGCAATGCTCCCTCATCACATGCTTTTTGGAGCAGGGGAGCACAGGGAAGTGGACTCACAGTGACACTGCAAGCTTTCCCTCTCAAGTCTCCTCAGCTCCATTCCCAATCCTTTTTAAAGTTAGAGCTACAAAAAAATATTTTCTGGGTGGTTTACTTGAAGTAATGTTCAACTCGATCTGTGCTTAGTTTTAACGTTATAAATAGAAGGTTACAGGGCAAAGGTGCTACTAAACTGGAGGTAATGACAGAAGTTAAAAATATAATCTTAAAAGAAGCTTTtgctcttttaatttttttttggtttctggATGACTTTGTTAGAAGAATTTAGAACATTTTTCAAAACTGAGTTGCATTTCTTACAATTATAGCACACTACCATACAGAAACGAATTGTAGACCAGTCAGCTTTTGTGGATTGGCACACTATGGTGATAAACTGGTATCGAGATTGTTTGCGCTGATAATTATCCCTGTGTTACATGAAAGCTATCAGTTAAAGAGGTTAGACGAATATAAAAGGCAGCTCTTTTAATATCTAGATCCACATGCTCAAGCATAAATTTGGTTTCTTTGCGATTaagtatttttttctctgttcGATTTAAAAAGAAGGCGAATATTTGGCTGGTTTATTTCACCATGACCCCTATTCTTTCTATTATAAATATCTACAAACTTTGGTATGAATCCAATGGGTAAAGAAAGGAAACAGTATTTGCTTATTAGATGGGCTTTTGTCaatgggattttttttaaaaagaattatCCAAGGGATTTTTATTTTCGCAGGAACCTTCAGCTCCATgatgtaaatatttttttaaacttttccttGATTTTGTAAATAATGTATTTTGTGTTCTATTTTTGAGGTtgaaaaaatatttgaaaattCCAATTACtagctctttttttaaaaaaaaaagaggtacATTTTGTATAGTTTTGAgatttgatgttaaaaccatgtTTCCACTGGCATTAGTGAGCATATGTTCAAggcaaaaataaataattttagtTGCTATGGTTGTGtgtgttttaaattttaaaatgtgtATTGCTAGCATTTGCTGTATGGCAGATGGAGGATTCTTCATTGTATTACAATCTCCTGCTGA
This window harbors:
- the LOC140726607 gene encoding ETS-related transcription factor Elf-1-like isoform X2, translated to MATALYEGRNQLDLLIKAVEASCQNGDESMETIEAAEALLNMDSPSPATEERRITHVFMPSASGVITAPITHISVRADGVPEVVENAEEIILMEETAQQEVASESLEQNKKRKGRKLKAPRPASPVANADFPVKRKNKDGKGNTIYLWEFLLALLQDKNTCPRYIKWTQREKGIFKLVDSKAVSKLWGKHKNKPDMNYETMGRALRYYYQRGILAKVEGQRLVYQFKEMPKNLICIDDDEPSSISETQENPPKLSAYKLPSASETPFSATVLPSVVTSCIQTQKPRVASHVMSSVREASPQPSTVVKSMKTSCVGETEQGSVHILSPEMLKNVQSLPKVQQPSVLKTAQGVHPALIHHEQQKVTSRNIPFSASMTPSAQSVRTIKTPSQVPVVVSPGAQRISTVTLQTVPLTTVITSTDLATSSPKFIFQTVPSSHQGTVLKENVALQGDSLIAKLVTPTSLAVHGASIQQVIPTSPQLPDNTTQGASLYSAVGAATPVVTFASTSQPQGTVFTSVIKAPETKQPVIQTAAKQEDQKGTMGPSQQSEHRTQQSQVIVLTNSAMLPHHMLFGAGEHREVDSQ
- the LOC140726607 gene encoding ETS-related transcription factor Elf-1-like isoform X1, with protein sequence MATAVRQNELVFEFASNDMENAQEVGGSCIFPAVIVEQVPNADLLQDYSGLASDEETNGIINDSSLDVVEEQVIGEEITVSVEASCQNGDESMETIEAAEALLNMDSPSPATEERRITHVFMPSASGVITAPITHISVRADGVPEVVENAEEIILMEETAQQEVASESLEQNKKRKGRKLKAPRPASPVANADFPVKRKNKDGKGNTIYLWEFLLALLQDKNTCPRYIKWTQREKGIFKLVDSKAVSKLWGKHKNKPDMNYETMGRALRYYYQRGILAKVEGQRLVYQFKEMPKNLICIDDDEPSSISETQENPPKLSAYKLPSASETPFSATVLPSVVTSCIQTQKPRVASHVMSSVREASPQPSTVVKSMKTSCVGETEQGSVHILSPEMLKNVQSLPKVQQPSVLKTAQGVHPALIHHEQQKVTSRNIPFSASMTPSAQSVRTIKTPSQVPVVVSPGAQRISTVTLQTVPLTTVITSTDLATSSPKFIFQTVPSSHQGTVLKENVALQGDSLIAKLVTPTSLAVHGASIQQVIPTSPQLPDNTTQGASLYSAVGAATPVVTFASTSQPQGTVFTSVIKAPETKQPVIQTAAKQEDQKGTMGPSQQSEHRTQQSQVIVLTNSAMLPHHMLFGAGEHREVDSQ